In Anopheles gambiae chromosome 2, idAnoGambNW_F1_1, whole genome shotgun sequence, a single window of DNA contains:
- the LOC1281437 gene encoding large ribosomal subunit protein uL1m, with translation MLSLTNVGFVRWATTPLMVAGARLLHTATLDLAARKGTREKARKAKVKKVVEKVGFIRHDLRKKGKLNLNVANKHIDDSWKQEPKDDCWVSKYYKWRVYTVEEAIQCHRETHHPTVYNLPNAPLYAHVELNMQAEKVTRFVDNFQRMVAIPHRFEHGENRNIIVFAKGQDPLKEAKDAGATLVGGMELIKEIQNGDLQLSEYPFVLAHPNILPELVVIRGLLKKNKFPNPRSGTLGVNLAEMIQKYAHGINYSAAKDEQQKDFGSIVACIGTLQMEAKHLESNLTALLQDVNSMRPKREGRFVTRVLLKSPPSGENLKINPFLYIPEEGVFSKRSAKTTDAAASEEEDAEQEEEQRSAASGGV, from the exons ATGCTTTCCCTCACCAACGTCGGTTTCGTGCGGTGGGCAACGACGCCGCTGATGGTAGCGGGAGCCCGCCTGCTGCACACGGCCACGCTTGATCTGGCCGCACGCAAGGGCACGCGAGAAAAGGCCCGCAAGGCGAAGGTAAAGAAGGTGGTGGAAAAGGTTGGCTTCATCCGGCACGATCTgcggaaaaagggaaa ACTCAACCTGAATGTAGCGAACAAACACATCGACGACAGCTGGAAGCAGGAGCCGAAGGACGATTGCTGGGTCAGCAAGTACTACAAATGGCGCGTGTACACGGTGGAGGAAGCGATCCAGTGCCACCGGGAAACGCACCATCCGACCGTGTACAACCTCCCAAATGCGCCGCTGTACGCGCACGTCGAGCTAAACATGCAGGCCGAAAAGGTGACCCGCTTCGTGGACAACTTCCAGCGCATGGTGGCGATACCGCACCGGTTCGAGCACGGTGAAAACCGCAACATCATCGTGTTCGCGAAGGGCCAGGATCCGCTGAAGGAAGCGAAGGATGCGGGCGCTACGCTGGTCGGCGGGATGGAGCTGATCAAGGAAATCCAGAACGGCGATCTGCAGCTGTCGGAGTATCCGTTCGTGCTGGCCCATCCCAACATTCTGCCCGAGCTGGTCGTGATACGGGGGCTGCTGAAGAAGAACAAGTTCCCAAACCCACGGTCCGGCACGCTCGGTGTGAATTTGGCGGAAATGATCCAAAAGTACGCCCATGGCATCAACTACAGTGCGGCGAAGGATGAGCAGCAGAAGGACTTTGGCTCGATCGTTGCCTGCATCGGAACG CTACAAATGGAAGCGAAACACCTGGAAAGCAACCTTACCGCCCTGCTGCAGGACGTGAACTCGATGCGACCGAAGCGCGAAGGCCGGTTCGTCACGCGGGTGCTGCTGAAAAGTCCACCGTCGGGTGAAAACCTTAAGATTAACCCGTTCCTGTACATCCCGGAGGAGGGCGTGTTCAGCAAACGGTCAGCGAAAACGACCGACGCGGCTGCcagcgaggaggaggacgcgGAGCAGGAGGAAGAGCAGCGGAGTGCGGCGTCCGGAGGAGTCTGA